One window from the genome of Mustela lutreola isolate mMusLut2 chromosome 11, mMusLut2.pri, whole genome shotgun sequence encodes:
- the SEC11C gene encoding signal peptidase complex catalytic subunit SEC11C isoform X1, translating into MVRAGSVGTHLPASGWDIFGDLRKMNKRQLYYQVLNFAMIVSSALMIWKGLIVLTGSESPIVVVLSGSMEPAFHRGDLLFLTNFREDPIRAGEIVVFKVEGRDIPIVHRVIKVHEKDNGDIKFLTKGDNNEVDDRGLYKEGQNWLEKKDVVGRARGFLPYVGMVTIIMNDYPKFKYALLAVMGAYVLLKRES; encoded by the exons ATGGTGCGCGCGGGCTCCGTGGGGACGCATCTCCCGGCGTCCGGCTGGGACATCTTCGGGGACCTGAGGAAGATGAACAAGCGCCAG CTCTATTACCAGGTTTTAAACTTTGCCATGATCGTGTCTTCTGCGCTCATGATCTGGAAAGGCTTGATTGTCCTCACTGGCAGCGAGAGCCCAATCGTGGTGGTGTTGAG TGGCAGTATGGAGCCGGCCTTTCATAGGGGCGACCTTCTGTTCCTGACAAACTTCCGGGAAGACCCTATTAGAGCTGGTGAAATCGTGGTTTTTAAAGTCGAAGGACGAGACATTCCAATAGTTCACAGAGTGATCAAAGTTCATGAAAA AGATAATGGAGACATCAAATTTCTGACTAAAGGAGACAATAATGAAGTGGACGACAGAGGCTTGTACAAAGAGGGCCAGAACTGGCTTGAGAAGAAGGATGTggtgggaagggccagagg GTTTTTACCATATGTTGGTATGGTCACCATAATAATGAATGACTACCCAAAATTCAAG TATGCCCTTTTGGCTGTAATGGGTGCTTATGTGTTGCTAAAACGTGAATCCTAA
- the SEC11C gene encoding signal peptidase complex catalytic subunit SEC11C isoform X2, with translation MVRAGSVGTHLPASGWDIFGDLRKMNKRQLYYQVLNFAMIVSSALMIWKGLIVLTGSESPIVVVLSGSMEPAFHRGDLLFLTNFREDPIRAGEIVVFKVEGRDIPIVHRVIKVHEKFLPYVGMVTIIMNDYPKFKYALLAVMGAYVLLKRES, from the exons ATGGTGCGCGCGGGCTCCGTGGGGACGCATCTCCCGGCGTCCGGCTGGGACATCTTCGGGGACCTGAGGAAGATGAACAAGCGCCAG CTCTATTACCAGGTTTTAAACTTTGCCATGATCGTGTCTTCTGCGCTCATGATCTGGAAAGGCTTGATTGTCCTCACTGGCAGCGAGAGCCCAATCGTGGTGGTGTTGAG TGGCAGTATGGAGCCGGCCTTTCATAGGGGCGACCTTCTGTTCCTGACAAACTTCCGGGAAGACCCTATTAGAGCTGGTGAAATCGTGGTTTTTAAAGTCGAAGGACGAGACATTCCAATAGTTCACAGAGTGATCAAAGTTCATGAAAA GTTTTTACCATATGTTGGTATGGTCACCATAATAATGAATGACTACCCAAAATTCAAG TATGCCCTTTTGGCTGTAATGGGTGCTTATGTGTTGCTAAAACGTGAATCCTAA